CTGCTGCCGCGCCCAGCCGGCGAACGCGGCCAGGGTCTGCGACACCTGTGCCTGCTGCGCCTGCGATGCCGCCAACAGTTCCACCAACGGCGCCAGGCCCGCCTGCAGGTCCTCGGCCAGGACCGTGGCCGGCACACCGGGGGCCGCGGCGACCGGCTCCGGCGCGGCGGCGGCGGGACGTGTTTCAGAAAGGCGATGCAGGGCTTCCAGCAACGCCGGCCACGGTGCCGGGTCGGCAACGGCGATCGCTTCCGGCATCGGCGGTGGCAGCTGCAGGGCGGTGGCGATGTCGGCCAGCTGCGCGACCACGCGCCCGCCGACATCGCTGTCGTCCGCACCCATGGCCTTGTTGCGCAGGAAATCGCGCTTGATCTGCGTCCAGCGCTGCGCCTGCGTCTCGTCCAGCACGCCGCGCAGTTCGGCCAGCTTCAACAGGTTTTCTTCGGCGCCGGTGGTCAGCAGCTGTGCCTCGCCCAGGTAGTGGTCGGAGATCAACTGCTGCAGTTCGTCCTCGTTCATCACCGGCGAGATCTTCTCGGCCAGCTTGTTCATGTTGCGGTAGCTGCCCTGCAGCCGGAACGGCGGCTCGGTACGGTAGCGATCGTCCTGTGCGGCACTGGCGATGTACTGCTGGTTGACCCGGTAGACCACATCGCGCACGCGCAGCATGCGCTGCAGGGTGGCGGTGATTTCATTGATCTCCGCGCTGCTGTAGGCGTGGCTGAGGCCGTTGGTCGAGACCTCCTTGCCCATCGCGCGGTCGACCAGCACGTACAGGTCAGCCATGTCGCGCGTGGCCAGCGGCGCCAGCACCGGGTTGGAAGTCAGGCTGTTCTCGATGTAGCTGAGGGTAAAGGCCGCCTCCATGCCGCCGAGCACATCACCCAGGTTGTAGATGTCGGCACGGTTGGCCAGCATGTCGGGAATCTTGAACACCTCGCCGGATTCGGTGTACGGGTTGCCGGCCATCACCACGCAGAATTTCTTGCCGCGCATGTCGTAGGTGCGGGTGCGACCGCGCCACACACCCTCGATACGGCGGGTGCCATCGCACAGCGAGATGAACTTCTGCAGGAACTCGGGATGGGTGTGCTGGATGTCGTCCACATACAGCATGGTGTTGTTGCCCATTTCCAGCGCCAGGTTGAGCTTCTCCAGCTCCTGCCGCGAGGTCGCATCCGGTGCCTGGGCCGGGTCCAGCGAGCGCACCTCGTGCCCCAGCGCCGGGCCGTTGATCTTCATGAAGACCAGGCCCAGACGGTGCGCCACGTATTCCATCAGCGTGGTCTTGCCGTAGCCCGGGGGCGAAATCATCATCAGCAGGCCCATCAGGTCGCTGCGCTTGTTCTCGCCGACCGTGCCCATCTGCTTGGCCAGGTTGTCACCGATCACGCCCAGGTAGACATCGTTGATCAGTTTGTTGCGCACGAACGAGGACAGCGGCCGCGCCTTGAACTCGGAAAGCCGCAGGGTCTCGCGCTCGCGGCCGATGATGCCCTGGCGCAGCGCCTGGTAGGCGTGGAACGCCGGCACGAAATGACGCAGGTGCTGCTTCAGGCGTGCCAGGAAATCATCCAGCGATACCACCAGCGTGCCGTTGCTGATGCGTGCGTGTTCACCCAGCAGGCCATGCACTTCCGCCTGCAGCGCAGCGTCGCTGGCACGGGTACGCAGCTGACGCTGGACCAGCAGCAGTGCCGCAGCCTCGTCGACGTAGCCGGCGTGCCGGGCATGCGCCGGCATCCGCGCCAGCGCCCGCAGCCACTGCCCGGCCAGGGCCCAGCGCGTGGCCAGCGGATCCTGGCTGCGCTGCAGGGCGCGTTCGACCGCCTCGCGCTGCCCGGCCTGTTCCAGCTGCTGCGCCAGCGCATCCAGCAGCGCTCCAGCATGGCGACTGCTGCTGAACACCGGCTCGCCGGTCGCCAGCTCTTCGCCCAGATAGGCGGCCGCGGCCTCTGCGGCATCGGCATCGAACGGCAATGTGTGGGACTGCGCATACGCCAGCAGCGCCTCGGCCATTTCCGCACGCAACGCCAGTTGCCCTTCGTCGGACCCCAGCAGGCGTGCCAGCGCCTCGGCTCCCATCTGCCGGCCCGGCCATTGCGCCACCGCTTCGCGCCGCTGCTCGGCGGCCCAGAACAGCAGTGCCAGCGCGCGCACCCGCGGTGCATGGCGCAGGCTGCCGGCCGCCTGCTGCAAGGGCAGCAATGCACGCAGGATCAGCGCAGCGTCATGGTCATGGATGCCGCGCTCGTAGCCTTCGCGGTAGCGGGGTGCGGCGAACGCACGCACGCGCTGGTCCAGCGCTTCGGGCGTGGCGACATCGTGCTGCAGCGTGGTCAGGTCAAGGCCGTCGCTCCCCTCCTGCGCCGCCATCAGCAGGCTGCCGGCCAGATACTCGCCGCGATACAACGCAGGTGACTCCGAGTCCAGGGTGACCGGCCAGAACGGCTTCAGCGCATCCAGCTCCGGATCGTGCAGGGTCTCCAGGAAGTCGGTGCCGGTCAGATGGATCGCCAGCGTGTCACCACGCGGCAGCAGGGTCAGGTCCAGCGCCTGGGTGTTGACGCTGAAGCGATGACGCGGCCCCAGCCGCACCACGTTGCCGCCGGCTTCGTACAGATCGCTGCGATCGCGCAGCTGGCGCACCGCCTGGTCCCGCACACCCTTCAGCCGCGCCTCGATGTCGTCGGCCTTGACGTTGTCATGCAACGCGCGCAGGCGTTCGGCCAGTTCACGCAGCTTGAGGATCAGCGGATCGCCGGCAAAGAATGCATTGAGCTCATCGGCGGTGGCGAAGCGCTCGGTGCGCTTGGCCAGGCCATCGAGGATGCGGTTGGCCGCATCCAGCACCGAGCGCGCCTTGCGCTGGCGGTCATCCAGCAACGCCTGCTTGTGCGTCTCGAAGGCTTCGACCAGCTCTTCGCGCTTG
This portion of the Stenotrophomonas sp. WZN-1 genome encodes:
- a CDS encoding DNA repair ATPase — its product is MSDTHPSAESTAPEAGGNTVDQAVAQGGAYEVLRRRLAEQGQRLQGLAETLNRQRLAEFGDSRLEVVGRFRIRSENNCVGRDIVQVGPDRLLFGYNVFIGLKTQTRIEDVFGLYRLVQGSDGYDVAALELKGSFLDQPGFVHDFNELYAYYKHARLLQLIVVGDKLLASFQIGERSSDVRVFRWALARDGELTYLDARGERDIALPPPFDFEWTRATRDLAVNGRHSHLNILDTLFVETTGGDLTIKVENNTETGQGIYSEPVEDSTQSLDDAQFEFARVGSLVLLKVLPYRETEWRGLIYNTLTGGIVRNDAIVQACVQLPEDHGVIFPGGYYLQGGEHKAFDASMAGMQFKRSIRSPNGEDVLYFFYEREGGRSALFVYNTIQRVLQNPVFGHGYALMQDGRMVLFHAEGSEPTRIHPMQVWQTPFSSDEFAASRPPGNTFMGRIGNAELVRGISNLFNLAREIDGQDVSVQRYQRLVADTRRLFDAHHWLGDAACDGAEALLRQISATGESVLDEYEKVQSIRQQSAQAMVEAEAAHKALLGRLQPQNWNEVQAFVEALNAITALRGRLLTIRELRYIDTPRIEAMTAELVEAQDHVGAATGDFLAGDAALAPLTTRLQALDEAAQQAQSARQLDEQLEGLRAMAADLDMLSELMAGLKVDDATARTRVVESISVLYGRLNQARARADQRRRSLGSAEAVAQFAAQFALFSQSITSALALATDPERADEQLSRLLVQLEELESQFGEHEQFLGDILSKREELVEAFETHKQALLDDRQRKARSVLDAANRILDGLAKRTERFATADELNAFFAGDPLILKLRELAERLRALHDNVKADDIEARLKGVRDQAVRQLRDRSDLYEAGGNVVRLGPRHRFSVNTQALDLTLLPRGDTLAIHLTGTDFLETLHDPELDALKPFWPVTLDSESPALYRGEYLAGSLLMAAQEGSDGLDLTTLQHDVATPEALDQRVRAFAAPRYREGYERGIHDHDAALILRALLPLQQAAGSLRHAPRVRALALLFWAAEQRREAVAQWPGRQMGAEALARLLGSDEGQLALRAEMAEALLAYAQSHTLPFDADAAEAAAAYLGEELATGEPVFSSSRHAGALLDALAQQLEQAGQREAVERALQRSQDPLATRWALAGQWLRALARMPAHARHAGYVDEAAALLLVQRQLRTRASDAALQAEVHGLLGEHARISNGTLVVSLDDFLARLKQHLRHFVPAFHAYQALRQGIIGRERETLRLSEFKARPLSSFVRNKLINDVYLGVIGDNLAKQMGTVGENKRSDLMGLLMMISPPGYGKTTLMEYVAHRLGLVFMKINGPALGHEVRSLDPAQAPDATSRQELEKLNLALEMGNNTMLYVDDIQHTHPEFLQKFISLCDGTRRIEGVWRGRTRTYDMRGKKFCVVMAGNPYTESGEVFKIPDMLANRADIYNLGDVLGGMEAAFTLSYIENSLTSNPVLAPLATRDMADLYVLVDRAMGKEVSTNGLSHAYSSAEINEITATLQRMLRVRDVVYRVNQQYIASAAQDDRYRTEPPFRLQGSYRNMNKLAEKISPVMNEDELQQLISDHYLGEAQLLTTGAEENLLKLAELRGVLDETQAQRWTQIKRDFLRNKAMGADDSDVGGRVVAQLADIATALQLPPPMPEAIAVADPAPWPALLEALHRLSETRPAAAAPEPVAAAPGVPATVLAEDLQAGLAPLVELLAASQAQQAQVSQTLAAFAGWARQQVERGVPNSAMAQRARVRRAATPEERALDEALMRHFYGESLPPDDSEDIQATTPKPPPLP